A single genomic interval of Pelagerythrobacter marensis harbors:
- the trpS gene encoding tryptophan--tRNA ligase, with the protein MRIVSGIQPTGNLHLGNYLGAIRNWVRMQDALEEGDECLFFLADLHAISMPHDPAALHRATLEMVAALVACGIDPDRSVLFNQAQVPAHAELQWLLNGTARMGWLNRMTQFKDKSGKNREGASVALFTYPVLQAADVLLYQTTHVPVGEDQKQHLELARDVAQKFNNDFAAEGAPVFTLPEPITPPEAARIMSLRDGSAKMSKSDPSDMARINLTDDSDTIVKKVKKAKTDPEPLPAEAGGLVGRAEALNLVSIYAALSGETVDAVLARFGGQGFGVFKPALAELMVETIAPITARFRTLREDREALDAILAKGAARARERAVPTLDAAYAALGLVRG; encoded by the coding sequence ATGCGCATCGTTTCCGGCATCCAGCCCACCGGCAATCTCCACCTCGGCAATTACCTGGGGGCGATCCGCAACTGGGTGCGCATGCAGGACGCGCTGGAAGAAGGGGACGAATGCCTGTTCTTCCTGGCGGACCTGCACGCGATTTCCATGCCGCACGATCCGGCCGCGCTGCATCGTGCGACGCTGGAAATGGTGGCGGCGCTGGTCGCCTGCGGGATCGATCCCGACCGCTCGGTCCTGTTCAACCAGGCGCAGGTTCCGGCCCATGCGGAGCTGCAATGGCTGCTGAACGGCACCGCGCGGATGGGCTGGCTGAACCGCATGACGCAGTTCAAGGACAAGAGCGGCAAGAACCGCGAAGGCGCCAGCGTCGCGCTGTTCACTTATCCCGTGCTCCAGGCCGCCGACGTGCTGCTGTATCAGACGACCCATGTGCCCGTGGGCGAAGACCAGAAACAGCACCTGGAGCTGGCGCGCGACGTGGCGCAGAAGTTCAACAACGACTTCGCCGCCGAAGGCGCGCCGGTGTTCACCCTGCCCGAACCGATCACCCCGCCCGAGGCGGCGCGGATCATGAGCCTGCGCGACGGCAGCGCGAAGATGAGCAAGTCCGACCCGTCGGACATGGCGCGCATCAACCTGACCGACGACAGCGATACGATCGTGAAGAAGGTCAAGAAGGCGAAAACCGACCCGGAGCCTCTGCCCGCCGAGGCCGGCGGCCTGGTGGGCCGGGCAGAGGCGCTGAACCTGGTCTCGATCTACGCCGCGCTGTCGGGCGAGACGGTCGATGCAGTGCTCGCGCGGTTCGGGGGGCAGGGCTTCGGCGTGTTCAAGCCCGCGCTGGCGGAGCTGATGGTCGAAACGATCGCGCCCATTACCGCGCGGTTCCGTACCCTGCGCGAAGACCGCGAAGCGCTCGACGCGATTCTGGCCAAAGGCGCGGCGCGGGCGCGTGAACGGGCCGTGCCCACGCTCGATGCGGCCTATGCCGCGCTGGGGCTGGTGCGTGGATAG
- the ahpC gene encoding alkyl hydroperoxide reductase subunit C, with the protein MGIIGSTIKPFTATAFQKGKDFFEVSEKDLEGKWAVFFFYPADFTFVCPTELEDLGEKYAMLRQMGVDVYAVSTDTHFSHKAWHDTSEKIGKLEFAFLGDQNHILANNFGVLREGAGLADRATFVVDPDGVIQIMEITCEGVGRNANELTRKIKAAQYVRENPGQVCPAAWEEGSDTLAPSLDLVGKL; encoded by the coding sequence ATGGGTATCATCGGAAGCACGATCAAACCGTTCACCGCCACCGCCTTCCAGAAGGGCAAGGACTTCTTCGAGGTCTCGGAGAAGGACCTCGAGGGCAAGTGGGCCGTGTTCTTCTTCTACCCGGCGGATTTCACGTTCGTCTGCCCGACCGAGCTGGAAGACCTCGGCGAGAAGTATGCCATGCTCCGGCAGATGGGCGTTGACGTCTATGCGGTGAGCACCGACACGCATTTCAGCCACAAGGCCTGGCATGACACGTCGGAGAAGATCGGCAAGCTCGAGTTCGCTTTCCTCGGCGACCAGAACCACATCCTCGCCAACAACTTCGGCGTGCTGCGCGAAGGTGCCGGCCTGGCCGATCGCGCGACTTTCGTGGTCGATCCCGATGGCGTGATCCAGATCATGGAAATCACCTGCGAAGGCGTGGGCCGCAATGCCAACGAATTGACCCGCAAGATCAAGGCGGCGCAGTACGTGCGCGAGAACCCGGGCCAGGTCTGCCCGGCCGCGTGGGAAGAAGGCAGCGACACGCTGGCCCCTTCGCTCGACCTCGTCGGCAAGCTTTAA
- the murJ gene encoding murein biosynthesis integral membrane protein MurJ has translation MSLLKNVGTIGGLTMVSRLFGFVRDMLLARALGAGGVADAWQLAFQLPNIFRRLFAEGAFASAFVPLFNRRMAGTDDLSQARRFAEEVLAFLIPVLIVFGALALIAMPWIAGLFANEGIESDPELFDLAVLMARIAFPYLAFMSLATLFAAILNSLSRFAAAAAAPILLNICLIAALATGMTMGEGVEARRATGELLAIAVTASGVLQLVWLWAWARRSGFRMRLRRPRVTKGVKELGILILPAVFGAGVYQISRFIDLFFLATLPDGAYTFLAMGDRLNQLPLGIIGIALGTAILPALSRHIASDDHDAAQRLQSNAIELAMLLTVPAAVALFVTGSAFTRAFYTGGAFTLSDAMATGAVTSALVVGLPAYVLIKVLVPNYFARKDTRTPVYTAAAALVLNVALNFLLVPRLGVVGLALAGSIGAWTNVALLYFLLARSDRFRLTARVAGRIARIVLAALLMGAALWYAMPYGAGYYAGSVLERVAAIAALVAVGAAIYFALAAALGVLDRATVRRLMRREG, from the coding sequence ATGAGCCTGCTCAAAAACGTCGGGACGATCGGCGGGCTGACGATGGTCAGCCGGCTGTTCGGCTTCGTGCGCGACATGCTGCTCGCGCGCGCGCTCGGCGCGGGCGGGGTGGCCGATGCCTGGCAGCTTGCCTTCCAGCTGCCCAACATCTTCCGCCGCCTGTTCGCCGAAGGCGCCTTCGCCAGCGCCTTCGTGCCGCTGTTCAACCGGCGCATGGCCGGCACCGACGATCTTTCGCAAGCGCGTCGGTTCGCCGAGGAAGTGCTTGCCTTCCTGATTCCGGTGCTGATCGTGTTCGGCGCGCTGGCGCTGATCGCGATGCCGTGGATCGCCGGCCTGTTCGCGAACGAAGGGATCGAAAGCGACCCCGAGCTGTTCGATCTCGCCGTGCTGATGGCGCGGATCGCGTTTCCCTATCTCGCCTTCATGAGCCTGGCGACGCTGTTCGCCGCGATCCTCAACTCGCTCTCGCGCTTTGCCGCCGCCGCCGCGGCGCCGATCCTGCTCAATATCTGCCTGATCGCCGCCCTGGCGACCGGCATGACCATGGGCGAGGGGGTCGAGGCGCGGCGCGCGACGGGCGAGCTGCTGGCGATCGCGGTGACGGCATCGGGCGTGCTCCAGCTCGTCTGGCTCTGGGCCTGGGCCCGGCGCTCGGGCTTTCGGATGCGGCTGCGGCGCCCGCGCGTGACGAAGGGGGTGAAGGAACTGGGCATCCTGATCCTGCCCGCGGTGTTCGGCGCGGGGGTGTACCAGATCAGCCGCTTCATCGACCTGTTCTTCCTCGCGACCCTGCCCGACGGCGCCTATACCTTCCTCGCGATGGGGGACCGGCTGAACCAGCTTCCGCTGGGCATTATCGGGATCGCGCTCGGCACCGCGATCTTGCCGGCGCTGTCGCGCCATATCGCCAGCGACGATCACGACGCGGCCCAGCGGCTGCAGTCGAACGCGATCGAGCTGGCCATGCTGCTCACCGTGCCGGCGGCCGTCGCGCTGTTCGTGACCGGCAGCGCCTTCACCCGCGCGTTCTACACCGGCGGGGCGTTCACCCTGTCCGATGCCATGGCGACGGGCGCGGTCACATCGGCGCTGGTCGTGGGCCTGCCGGCTTACGTGCTGATCAAAGTGCTGGTCCCCAACTATTTCGCGCGCAAGGATACGCGCACCCCGGTCTATACTGCGGCTGCCGCGCTGGTGCTCAACGTCGCGCTCAATTTCCTGCTCGTGCCGCGCCTGGGCGTGGTCGGGCTGGCGCTGGCCGGATCGATCGGGGCCTGGACCAATGTCGCGCTGCTTTATTTCCTGCTCGCGCGCAGCGACCGTTTCCGCCTGACGGCGCGCGTCGCCGGGCGAATCGCGCGGATCGTTCTGGCCGCGCTGCTGATGGGCGCCGCGCTGTGGTATGCCATGCCCTATGGCGCGGGCTATTATGCCGGGAGCGTGCTGGAACGGGTCGCGGCGATCGCCGCGCTGGTGGCGGTCGGGGCGGCGATCTATTTCGCCCTGGCGGCGGCGCTGGGCGTGCTCGACCGCGCGACGGTGCGGCGGCTGATGCGCCGCGAGGGTTGA
- a CDS encoding Tim44/TimA family putative adaptor protein — protein MIYEIVILAMIAAFLGMRLYSVLGRRAEHEEEPIPTRFDKGKQDTETAAIPIRRQAIPAPRTGGAVPAVDRGVQEIAAADRSFDLIAFLEGAKGAYAMILEAFWKGDRETLRELCDDDVYAGFDAAIAAREEAGETLDNRLIRIEDTTVHSAHLEGRRARIAVRFVADIAAVTRDRDGNVVAGSLDDAIESRDVWTFSRNVDSSDPNWLLDETDEG, from the coding sequence GTGATCTACGAAATCGTCATCCTCGCCATGATCGCGGCCTTCCTGGGCATGCGGCTCTATTCGGTTCTCGGCCGCCGTGCCGAGCACGAGGAAGAACCGATTCCCACCCGATTCGACAAGGGCAAGCAGGATACCGAAACCGCGGCCATCCCCATACGCCGGCAGGCCATTCCGGCACCGCGCACGGGCGGCGCCGTGCCCGCGGTGGATCGCGGCGTGCAGGAAATTGCCGCGGCCGATCGCTCGTTCGACCTGATCGCCTTCCTCGAAGGCGCCAAGGGCGCCTATGCGATGATCCTGGAAGCTTTCTGGAAGGGCGACCGCGAAACGTTGAGGGAACTGTGCGACGACGATGTCTATGCCGGCTTCGACGCCGCGATCGCCGCGCGCGAGGAAGCGGGCGAAACGCTCGACAACCGCCTTATCCGGATCGAGGATACGACGGTCCACAGCGCCCATCTCGAAGGACGCCGGGCGCGTATTGCCGTCCGTTTCGTCGCCGATATCGCCGCGGTGACGCGCGACAGGGACGGCAACGTCGTCGCCGGCTCGCTCGACGATGCGATCGAAAGCCGCGATGTCTGGACGTTCAGCCGGAATGTCGATTCGTCCGATCCCAACTGGCTGCTCGACGAAACCGACGAGGGCTGA
- a CDS encoding helix-hairpin-helix domain-containing protein produces MRKIVLAALTGTAMTLAACSETAEDTAAPAGESAAEVEDTAADTTAAVIDANTATAAQLAGVEGISPELAEAIVAGQPYADVTGLHARLLENVSQEEASAILVKVFVPIDLNNASEEAIALVPGMTDRMIHEFEEYRPYEDMAEFDREIGKYVDAEEVARFRNYVTL; encoded by the coding sequence ATGCGCAAGATCGTACTCGCCGCTCTGACCGGCACGGCCATGACCCTCGCGGCCTGTTCGGAAACCGCCGAGGATACGGCCGCACCCGCCGGGGAATCGGCGGCCGAGGTCGAAGATACGGCAGCCGATACCACCGCCGCCGTGATCGATGCCAATACCGCCACCGCCGCGCAGCTGGCCGGCGTCGAAGGCATCTCCCCCGAACTGGCCGAAGCGATCGTTGCCGGGCAGCCCTATGCCGACGTGACCGGCCTGCACGCCAGGTTGCTGGAAAACGTCTCGCAGGAAGAAGCGAGCGCGATCCTCGTCAAGGTCTTCGTCCCGATCGACCTGAACAACGCCAGCGAGGAGGCGATCGCGCTGGTCCCGGGGATGACCGACCGCATGATCCACGAGTTCGAGGAATATCGCCCTTACGAGGACATGGCCGAATTCGACCGCGAGATCGGCAAATACGTCGATGCGGAAGAAGTCGCGCGCTTCCGCAACTACGTCACGCTCTAA
- a CDS encoding sulfite oxidase heme-binding subunit YedZ — translation MSNRRPLLWAILALPGARILWRWWATPESYGFGHAIGDSGDWAAWLLMVTLAVTPVRLLFRRQRWTAWLMRRRRDLGVASFAYAVGHTVIYVADRASPSVVIEAAGSPDMLTGWLALALFVPLAATSNDLAVRALKRSWKVLHRLVYPAAILTFLHWVLAAFDPTTAYIHIGVLAAVELLRIWLQRRQSRLQQG, via the coding sequence ATGTCGAACCGGCGCCCGCTTCTCTGGGCCATACTGGCGCTGCCGGGCGCTAGGATCCTGTGGCGCTGGTGGGCGACGCCCGAAAGCTATGGCTTCGGCCATGCGATCGGCGACAGCGGCGACTGGGCGGCGTGGCTGCTGATGGTGACGCTGGCGGTGACGCCGGTGCGGCTGTTGTTCCGCCGGCAGCGCTGGACCGCCTGGCTGATGCGGCGGCGGCGCGACCTGGGCGTGGCAAGCTTCGCCTATGCGGTCGGGCACACGGTCATCTATGTCGCGGACAGGGCTTCGCCAAGCGTGGTGATCGAGGCGGCGGGTTCGCCCGATATGCTGACAGGGTGGCTGGCGCTGGCGCTGTTCGTTCCGCTGGCGGCGACATCCAACGATCTGGCCGTGCGCGCGCTCAAGCGGTCATGGAAGGTGCTGCACCGGCTGGTCTATCCGGCCGCGATCCTGACCTTCCTCCACTGGGTGCTGGCGGCCTTCGATCCGACCACGGCCTACATCCACATCGGGGTGCTGGCCGCCGTCGAACTGCTGCGAATCTGGTTGCAGCGCCGCCAGAGTCGTTTGCAGCAAGGTTGA
- the ahpF gene encoding alkyl hydroperoxide reductase subunit F codes for MLDTAMKQQLKQYLANLREPIELVASLGDDAKSDETRTLLTEIAELHEHVSAQFDGTDERRPSFVIRRASDAEKWVRFAGLPMGHEFTSLVLALLWAGGHPPKADPETIEAIQRLEGDYNFEMYFSLSCHNCPDVVQALTLMALTNPRVTATLIEGGTFKDEVDARDVMAVPATFLNGEPFFNGKMSLEDVVAKLDTGADERQAAKLAEKEPFEVLVVGGGPAGASAAIYTARKGFGTGIAAERFGGQLHDTLGIENLTGTTYTEGPKLAAQLESHVGEYEIDLMDRLQAEKLIPATEPGALHEVVFANGASLKTRALILATGARWRNLGVPGEAEYRNKGVAYCPHCDGPLFKGKRIAVIGGGNSGVEAAIDLAKIVDHVTLIEFDTQLRADEVLQAKLRSMDNVEVLTNAQTTEITGDGSRVNGLVYKDRASGAEHRVELAGVFVQIGLVPNTEWLKDSGLALSKFGEIEIDGDAATNLSGVFAAGDCTTVPYKQIVIAMGEGSKAALSAFDYLIRNEPVEVAEAA; via the coding sequence ATGCTCGACACCGCGATGAAGCAGCAGCTTAAGCAGTACCTCGCCAACCTGCGCGAGCCGATCGAGCTTGTCGCCTCGCTCGGCGACGATGCCAAGTCGGACGAGACGCGCACGCTCCTGACCGAGATCGCCGAGCTGCACGAGCACGTTTCGGCGCAGTTCGACGGGACCGACGAGCGTAGGCCCAGCTTCGTCATCCGCCGCGCGTCCGATGCCGAAAAGTGGGTCCGCTTCGCCGGCCTGCCGATGGGCCACGAATTCACTTCGCTGGTGCTCGCGCTGCTGTGGGCCGGCGGCCACCCGCCCAAGGCCGATCCCGAGACCATCGAGGCGATCCAGCGGCTCGAGGGCGATTACAACTTCGAGATGTATTTCTCGCTCAGCTGCCACAACTGCCCCGACGTGGTGCAGGCGCTGACGCTGATGGCGCTCACCAATCCGCGCGTGACCGCCACGCTGATCGAAGGCGGCACGTTCAAGGACGAAGTCGATGCGCGCGACGTGATGGCGGTGCCCGCGACGTTCCTCAATGGCGAGCCGTTCTTCAACGGCAAGATGAGCCTGGAGGACGTGGTGGCGAAGCTCGACACGGGCGCCGACGAGCGCCAGGCGGCCAAGCTGGCCGAGAAGGAGCCGTTCGAGGTGCTCGTCGTCGGCGGCGGCCCGGCGGGGGCCTCGGCGGCGATCTACACCGCGCGCAAGGGCTTCGGCACCGGGATTGCGGCCGAGCGCTTCGGCGGTCAGCTCCACGACACGCTCGGGATCGAGAACCTGACCGGCACGACTTATACCGAAGGGCCCAAGCTCGCCGCGCAGCTCGAAAGCCATGTCGGCGAATACGAGATCGACCTGATGGACCGCCTGCAGGCGGAGAAGCTGATCCCCGCGACCGAGCCTGGCGCGCTGCACGAGGTCGTGTTCGCCAATGGCGCTTCGCTCAAGACGCGCGCGCTGATCCTCGCGACCGGGGCGCGCTGGCGCAATCTCGGCGTGCCGGGCGAGGCGGAATACCGCAACAAGGGCGTCGCCTATTGCCCGCACTGCGACGGCCCGCTGTTCAAGGGCAAGCGCATCGCGGTGATCGGCGGCGGCAACTCGGGCGTCGAGGCGGCGATCGATCTCGCCAAGATCGTCGACCACGTCACCCTGATCGAGTTCGACACACAGCTGCGCGCCGACGAGGTGCTGCAGGCCAAGCTGCGCAGCATGGACAACGTCGAGGTGCTCACCAATGCGCAGACGACCGAGATCACCGGCGACGGCAGCCGTGTGAACGGCCTCGTCTACAAGGACCGCGCGAGCGGCGCGGAGCATCGGGTGGAGCTGGCCGGCGTGTTCGTCCAGATCGGGCTGGTGCCCAACACCGAATGGCTGAAGGACAGCGGCCTTGCGCTCAGCAAGTTCGGCGAGATCGAGATCGACGGCGATGCGGCCACCAACCTGTCCGGCGTGTTCGCCGCGGGCGACTGCACGACGGTGCCCTACAAGCAGATCGTGATCGCCATGGGTGAAGGCTCCAAGGCGGCGCTGAGCGCCTTCGACTACCTGATCCGCAACGAGCCGGTCGAGGTGGCGGAGGCGGCCTGA
- the ruvA gene encoding Holliday junction branch migration protein RuvA: MIAKLKGLLDETGADWAVIDVAGVGYLVHCSSKTLSALGETGEACTVYTDLQVSENDMRLLGFAEAAERDWFRLLTQVQGVGSKVALAILSTLSPGELQAACSGGDAAMVARAQGVGPKLAGRIVNELKDKAGALPGGGVAGAVPATPAGGASADAVSALENLGFKPAVAARAVAAAQGELGEDASENDLIRVALKRAAG; encoded by the coding sequence ATGATTGCCAAGCTCAAGGGCCTGCTCGACGAAACCGGCGCCGACTGGGCGGTGATCGACGTCGCGGGCGTCGGCTATCTCGTCCACTGTTCGTCGAAGACGCTGTCGGCGCTGGGCGAGACGGGCGAGGCCTGCACCGTCTACACCGACCTGCAGGTGAGCGAGAACGACATGCGCCTGCTCGGCTTTGCCGAGGCGGCGGAGCGCGACTGGTTCCGCCTGTTGACGCAAGTGCAGGGCGTGGGCAGCAAAGTCGCGCTGGCGATCCTCTCCACGCTCTCGCCGGGCGAACTGCAGGCGGCCTGCTCGGGCGGCGACGCGGCAATGGTCGCCCGCGCGCAAGGCGTCGGGCCGAAGCTGGCCGGGCGGATCGTCAACGAGCTGAAGGACAAGGCTGGTGCACTGCCGGGCGGCGGCGTGGCGGGCGCGGTGCCGGCCACCCCCGCCGGCGGTGCCAGCGCAGATGCGGTCTCCGCGCTCGAGAATCTCGGCTTCAAGCCCGCCGTCGCCGCCCGCGCCGTCGCTGCCGCCCAGGGCGAACTGGGCGAAGACGCCAGCGAAAACGACCTGATCCGCGTGGCGCTGAAGAGGGCGGCGGGATAG
- a CDS encoding murein transglycosylase A: MRRWGFLAALAALLTSCTIVPRGEAPRPAGPGVVPPSGVASAAFAGVAAGPDIAALPIAESDAGTALAAFLESCPRLLGHPDASGLTYPEDWRPACDAARTWPYNRGREFFARFFETARVGDGAAFATGYFEPEIRGSRTRRPGYEVPVYGLPPDLVRAWPKDVPESERTGRPPLGRYDAAGNFVLYYDRAQIEAGALAGRGLEIAWAADPVELFFLQIQGSGRVALPDGGVMRIGYAGQNGREYVGIGRIMRERGLIGDGPGQYPGSMQGIMAYIRENPEEGRALMQLNKSWVFFRELTGDGPLGSIGVPVRRESSVAVDPAFVPYGAPVWLEVDRPEANGLWVAQDTGGAIKGPNRFDTFWGAGADARTIAGGMSAHGRALILLPRGTVARLNRR; encoded by the coding sequence ATGCGCCGCTGGGGATTTCTGGCCGCGCTGGCGGCCCTGCTGACAAGCTGCACCATCGTTCCGCGCGGCGAGGCTCCGCGCCCGGCGGGGCCGGGCGTCGTGCCGCCGAGCGGCGTGGCGAGCGCCGCCTTCGCCGGCGTGGCGGCAGGACCGGACATCGCCGCGCTCCCGATCGCGGAAAGCGACGCCGGCACCGCCCTCGCAGCCTTTCTGGAAAGCTGTCCGCGGCTCCTCGGCCATCCCGACGCAAGCGGGCTCACATACCCGGAAGACTGGCGCCCGGCCTGCGACGCCGCGCGAACCTGGCCCTATAACCGGGGCCGCGAATTCTTCGCGCGCTTTTTCGAAACCGCGCGCGTCGGCGATGGCGCGGCTTTCGCCACCGGCTATTTCGAACCGGAAATCCGCGGCAGCCGCACGCGGCGCCCGGGTTACGAGGTGCCCGTCTACGGCCTGCCGCCCGATCTCGTGCGCGCCTGGCCGAAGGACGTGCCCGAAAGCGAACGGACCGGTCGCCCCCCGCTGGGCCGTTACGACGCGGCGGGCAATTTCGTGCTCTATTACGATCGCGCCCAGATCGAGGCCGGCGCGCTGGCCGGGCGCGGGCTCGAAATCGCCTGGGCCGCCGATCCGGTCGAACTCTTCTTCCTTCAGATCCAGGGATCGGGGCGCGTTGCCTTGCCCGACGGGGGCGTGATGCGGATCGGCTATGCCGGGCAGAACGGCCGCGAATATGTCGGCATCGGCCGGATCATGCGCGAACGCGGGCTGATCGGCGACGGGCCGGGGCAATATCCCGGATCGATGCAGGGCATCATGGCCTATATCCGCGAAAACCCGGAAGAAGGCCGCGCGCTGATGCAGCTCAACAAGTCCTGGGTGTTCTTCCGCGAGCTGACCGGCGACGGGCCGCTGGGCTCGATCGGCGTGCCGGTGCGGCGCGAAAGCTCGGTCGCCGTCGATCCCGCCTTCGTGCCCTATGGCGCACCGGTGTGGCTGGAGGTCGACCGGCCCGAGGCGAACGGCCTGTGGGTGGCGCAGGACACCGGCGGCGCGATCAAGGGGCCGAACCGGTTCGACACGTTCTGGGGCGCGGGCGCGGATGCGCGCACCATCGCCGGCGGCATGAGCGCGCACGGCCGGGCGCTGATCCTGCTGCCCAGGGGAACCGTCGCGCGCCTCAACAGGCGATGA
- the secB gene encoding protein-export chaperone SecB, with the protein MADEGDVLTDLDLDPAPNGADNQPAAGIITQYVKDMSVEVPNAPASFQWKDAPQVDVQFNIAARQIEGEVHEVELKINATAKAEQGNVFLVEVAYCGLVGMRNLPEDQAHAFLYAEAPRLLFPFARRILADASRDAGQQPLVIDPIDFNGLYLQRLQAKKAEEAAAAGQPAGEA; encoded by the coding sequence ATGGCCGACGAAGGCGACGTGCTTACCGACCTCGATCTCGATCCCGCACCCAACGGCGCGGACAACCAGCCCGCCGCGGGGATCATCACCCAGTATGTGAAGGACATGTCGGTCGAAGTGCCGAACGCGCCGGCGTCGTTCCAGTGGAAGGACGCGCCGCAGGTGGACGTGCAGTTCAATATCGCCGCTCGCCAGATCGAGGGCGAGGTGCACGAGGTCGAACTGAAGATCAACGCGACTGCCAAGGCGGAACAGGGCAATGTCTTCCTGGTCGAGGTCGCCTATTGCGGCCTGGTCGGCATGCGCAACCTGCCCGAGGATCAGGCCCACGCGTTCCTCTATGCAGAGGCGCCGCGCCTGCTTTTCCCCTTTGCCCGCCGGATCCTGGCCGATGCCAGCCGCGACGCGGGGCAGCAGCCGCTGGTGATCGACCCGATCGACTTCAACGGCCTCTATCTCCAGCGGCTCCAGGCCAAGAAGGCGGAAGAAGCGGCCGCCGCCGGTCAGCCAGCCGGCGAAGCCTGA
- the aroC gene encoding chorismate synthase encodes MSWNTFGRVLRFTTWGESHGPALGAVVDGCPPGLELTEQAIQPFLDARRPGQSKFTTQRQEADRVKILSGTFERRTTGTPIALMIENTDQRSKDYSEIANTYRPGHADYAYDAKYGFRDYRGGGRSSARETAARVAAGAVARLAIPEVTIHAYVVQVGEDRIDRAAMDLETVGANPFFCPDPQAAERWAALVDAARKDGSSLGAVVECVASGVPAGWGAPVYAKLDADLAGAMMGINAVKGVEIGDGFAAAALRGEDNADAMRPGRDGPEFAANHAGGIAGGISTGQPVVCRVAFKPTSSILTPVDSITRPDADGISKATQVRTRGRHDPCVGIRGAPVVAAMMALVLADHKLLHRAQCG; translated from the coding sequence ATGAGCTGGAACACCTTCGGACGCGTGCTGCGTTTCACGACCTGGGGCGAAAGCCACGGCCCCGCGCTGGGCGCGGTGGTGGACGGCTGCCCGCCGGGGCTGGAACTGACCGAGCAGGCGATTCAGCCGTTCCTCGACGCGCGGCGGCCCGGACAATCCAAGTTCACCACCCAGCGGCAGGAGGCCGACCGGGTGAAGATCCTGTCGGGCACGTTCGAACGCCGCACCACCGGTACGCCGATCGCCCTCATGATCGAGAACACCGATCAGCGGTCGAAAGACTATTCCGAAATCGCCAACACCTATCGCCCCGGCCATGCCGACTACGCCTATGACGCGAAATACGGTTTTCGCGACTATCGCGGCGGCGGGCGGTCGAGCGCGCGCGAGACGGCGGCGCGGGTCGCCGCGGGGGCCGTGGCGCGCCTGGCGATCCCCGAAGTGACCATCCATGCCTATGTCGTGCAGGTCGGCGAGGACCGGATCGACCGGGCGGCGATGGACCTGGAGACGGTGGGCGCCAATCCGTTCTTCTGCCCCGATCCGCAGGCGGCGGAGCGATGGGCCGCGCTGGTGGACGCGGCGCGCAAGGACGGGTCGAGCCTCGGCGCGGTGGTCGAATGCGTCGCCTCGGGCGTTCCCGCGGGTTGGGGCGCGCCGGTCTATGCCAAGCTCGACGCCGATCTGGCCGGCGCGATGATGGGGATCAACGCGGTCAAGGGTGTCGAGATCGGCGACGGCTTCGCCGCGGCGGCCTTGCGCGGCGAGGACAATGCCGACGCCATGCGCCCCGGCCGCGACGGGCCCGAGTTCGCGGCCAACCACGCAGGCGGGATCGCCGGCGGCATCTCCACCGGGCAACCGGTCGTGTGCCGCGTGGCGTTCAAGCCGACCAGTTCGATCCTGACGCCGGTCGATTCGATCACGCGCCCCGATGCCGATGGCATCTCGAAAGCGACCCAGGTGCGCACCAGGGGGCGCCACGATCCCTGCGTCGGCATACGCGGCGCGCCCGTGGTGGCGGCGATGATGGCGCTGGTGCTGGCGGACCACAAGCTGCTCCATCGCGCGCAGTGCGGATAG
- a CDS encoding Smr/MutS family protein — MSAPRGLSEAEKAAWQRLAATVTPLAGRKTPPPLGEVAARSADGGGKQSAPSRPRPAPSTARDASGPPPPKGEDAGLDSHWERRFRAGSVAPDFTLDLHGHTLDAAHARLESGLFQAKAMGARVVLLIAGKPRPVDAADRGNRRGAIRAKILDWLAAGPHGSDIAAIRKAHRRHGGEGALYLVLKRRR; from the coding sequence ATGAGCGCCCCGCGCGGCCTGAGCGAAGCGGAGAAGGCGGCGTGGCAACGCCTTGCTGCGACAGTGACGCCACTGGCAGGCCGAAAAACCCCTCCCCCTCTGGGGGAGGTGGCAGCGCGCAGCGCTGACGGAGGGGGGAAGCAGAGCGCGCCATCAAGACCCCGCCCAGCCCCCTCCACCGCTCGCGATGCGAGCGGTCCCCCTCCCCCAAAGGGGGAGGATGCGGGGCTCGACTCGCATTGGGAGCGGCGCTTCAGGGCGGGCAGCGTTGCGCCCGATTTCACACTCGATCTGCACGGTCACACGCTCGATGCGGCGCATGCACGGCTGGAGAGCGGGCTATTCCAGGCCAAGGCGATGGGCGCGCGCGTGGTGCTCCTGATCGCCGGCAAACCGCGCCCGGTCGACGCCGCCGACCGCGGCAACCGCCGCGGCGCTATCCGGGCGAAGATCCTCGACTGGCTCGCCGCCGGGCCGCACGGTTCGGATATCGCCGCAATCAGAAAAGCGCACCGCCGCCACGGGGGCGAGGGTGCGCTCTATCTGGTGCTGAAGCGGCGGCGATAA